Within the Clostridium scatologenes genome, the region GTATGAGAAAGAAATAGTATGTAACCTCAACTTTCACAATTTTAAAAAATACGAAGCATTTTTTAGAGGACAATTGACAAAGGACAGAGAAAGTTGTGTCGCATTATGCTTATTTCAAGTTAAATATGTACACAAAAATATATTAAGGGGTTGATTAATATTATGAAAACTTTAGCTAATGGATGTATTTTACTAGAAGATTTGAAATTTAATATAGAGTACTCAAAATTGTACAATGAATTAAATATAACCAGCAAAGACCAATCTGTTTTATTAAAAGAGCTCATAGCTGAAGCTGAAAAAATTGCTAAACCTAAGGCATTATTTAAAAAATGCACTATAGATAAAAAATCTTATAATTCTACATTAATTGGCGGCGAAGAGTTTTTTAGTAAGGTTATAGCTGTAAATCTACATAATGAACTTATAGCTTTTCCTTATATAATTACAGCTGGAACAGAAATGCAAAAATGGTGTGAATCAAAGGAAGATAAGCTTGCTAACAAAACAGCTGAACATATAAGCCAATCTATTTTAGTACAAGTACATTTAGAACTACAAAAATATATAGAAAGTAATTTTAGCACTGGCAGCCTAGCTAGAGTAAATCCTGGTTCTACTATAGATTGGAATATGGATGAATTAAGAAAAATATTCAACATTCTAGATGATCCTATGAAATATATAGGAGTATCACTTAATGATAAATTTTATATGACCCCTAGCAAAACCTACGCAGGCATTTATTTCCACAATGAGAATAATTACAAAAATTGCCTCATGTGCCCTGGAACGGAATGTCCTTTAAGAGAAGTTCCTTATGATGAAAATTATTATGCAAAAAACTATGAAAATTTTACGTCAATATAAACGAATTTTAGAAGTTCTTTGCTTTATATATTAAAAAATTTCATGATTTTTGCCAGGATGGCAAAAGCTCCGAAAGCGACAGGACGTCGCATTTGAGGAGGTAAAAATTTTTCAATATCTCAAGCATTAGAACTTCTTAATGAAGTGAGTTTTCCTTCACAGCATATATCAGCCGGAATACAGTTAAAAGTTACTTCGCTTACATACGCTTGAGTGGCATAATTTTTATATTAAGTAACAACTTTGCATATTTAAAAATGCTGTTGATACAATAAATTATCAACAGCATTAATTTAAATCTAATTCTTTTTCAACATTTTCTTTCTTCTTACCTTTCTATAAACCATATCTACTGTTATAGAAAGTAATAAAAATGCTGAAAATAATATATTCAATTTTTCTGATAACTCAGGTCTAAAATAAGATGCAACTTGAACCATTAATAAAACAGTTCCTACTATTATTAAATAATTTATTTTCATGTTAATATACTTTTTATCTATACCTTTTGCATCTAGCATAAACTTTTTTCTAACAGATTTGCTATATTTCATACTTAATCCCTGAATAATGCCTGTAAAAGCAAGAAGTGTCATTAAGCTAGACATTGTTGAAGAATCCATTTTTATACCTCCATATGAGTAAATATAATATACTATTATAAATTATATCATGCATATGCTTAAAATTCAAAATTTTTAGTGTTTTTATTATGTGCAATTTTTACCGTAATAATTTAAATTTATTTTCACATATGATATCATTATAAATAAGCGAAATTTAATAAGGAAGTGACTTTTATGTCTTTAGATAAAATTAAAGGAAATACATATTATATAAACTCTGTTACTAATTCTGGAATTTTCGTATTCAAGAATAAAAATTGTCTAATTATAGATACAGGTTCAAATAATTCTGATGCTAAAAAAATAGATGATATATTAGTAAAAAATAATCTTCATCCTAAATATATAATAAATACCCATAACCACTTAGATCATTGTGGCGGAAACATTTATTTTCAAAAAAATTATCCTGGATGCCTAGTATATACTTCTTTAAAAGAAAAATTATTTATGGAGAACCAAGAAATTCAAGGAGCAATATTATCATCCTCCACCCCTATAAAAGGAATAGACATTAGTAATAAGCCTTTGTCAGTAGACTTTATATTAGACTATGGTACAAATAAGATTAATGATGAAAAATTTGAAATAATATCTCTTAAAGGCCATTCTATAGATCAAATAGGAATTATAACTCAAGAAAAAGTATGTTTCTTAGGTGATTCCATATTTAGTACAGAAATAATGGAGAAATACTCTTTTCCCTATTTATATAATATAGAAGAAAGCTTAAATACTCTAGCCAATATAAAAACAATAGATGCTGATTACTTTGTTATAAGTCATGCAAATAAAGTTTTATGCAAAGATGAAATTGTAGAACTTTGTGATAAAAATTTAAATAATATAGAAAACTATAAGAACCAAATTCTCGAGCTTTTAGAACAACCTTTAACTCGTGAAGACATTTTAGAAAATATAACTGTTTTAAATGATTTATCTTTTAATTTTTATCAATATCATCTTAATTTAGGAGGAGTTTCTGCTTTTCTTGCATATCTTTATTCTAAATCATTAATAGAATACTCTATAGAATCTGGTAAATTATATTATTTTAAGAAATCTTGATACAATTTTTAAAAGGAATCTTTACAAATAATATGCAAAGATTCCTTTCTAATTACTTATTTACCATTATTTTTGTTCTTCAAAATTCATTATACTATGGCTCTTACCATATATGAAGTATACTATAATTCCAATTGTTATCCAAACTACAAATACTATGTGTGTAAATGTTGGTAATTTGTATATTAAGTATAAGCAGAATACAATTGCAATTGCTGGAGTAACAGGAGCTCCTGGACAACTAAATGGTCTCTTAACATCCGGTCTTTTCTTTCTAAGAACTATAACTGAAGCTGAAACTATACAAAATGCGCAAAGTGTTCCTATGTTTGTCATTTCTGCTAGTCTTCCTATTTGTACGAATCCTGAAAGTATCATTGTTACTACACCAACTAATACAGTACTCTTTATAGGTGTTCCAAATTTTGGATGAATTTCTGAAAATACTATTGGTAACAATCCATCTCTTGATAATGAGAATAATATACGAGATGCACCAAATGACATAACAAGTAAAACTGAAGATATACCACAAATTGCACCTACTGATACTAAAGCTGAACCCCAATTAATTCCTACTTTTGCAAGAGCATATGCAACTGGAGCTGCATTACCATGGAATTCTTTATAAGGAACCATACCTGTTAATATAGCTGAAA harbors:
- a CDS encoding MBL fold metallo-hydrolase — encoded protein: MSLDKIKGNTYYINSVTNSGIFVFKNKNCLIIDTGSNNSDAKKIDDILVKNNLHPKYIINTHNHLDHCGGNIYFQKNYPGCLVYTSLKEKLFMENQEIQGAILSSSTPIKGIDISNKPLSVDFILDYGTNKINDEKFEIISLKGHSIDQIGIITQEKVCFLGDSIFSTEIMEKYSFPYLYNIEESLNTLANIKTIDADYFVISHANKVLCKDEIVELCDKNLNNIENYKNQILELLEQPLTREDILENITVLNDLSFNFYQYHLNLGGVSAFLAYLYSKSLIEYSIESGKLYYFKKS